A section of the bacterium genome encodes:
- a CDS encoding SRPBCC family protein, translating into MRTETGLLAVLFVMGASAVDASPVKVTHDIRSDGPSQVIAEGVLRASPEKIWSQIIRFNDYATFMPHVLESFFITEKGVEGLKNAGTRNANKLRAVAKKYKVAVPRREGQKWGGLVFMVLNTPFPVENRWYVIRTVQDETKAAEHKYKRCWELVTGNIESAQGCWTFVPGVNPEETVSRYDDQADPGGNVPEWVTRMGATQTIPQMFEKVEKLAQSMD; encoded by the coding sequence ATGAGAACAGAAACAGGACTCCTCGCGGTGCTCTTCGTGATGGGTGCATCGGCCGTGGACGCCTCGCCCGTCAAGGTCACGCACGATATCCGTTCCGATGGCCCGTCGCAGGTGATCGCGGAGGGCGTTCTCCGCGCCTCCCCGGAAAAGATCTGGTCCCAGATCATCCGGTTCAACGATTACGCGACCTTCATGCCCCACGTCCTGGAGAGTTTCTTCATCACGGAGAAGGGCGTCGAGGGCCTGAAAAACGCGGGGACGAGGAACGCGAACAAGCTCCGCGCCGTGGCGAAGAAATACAAGGTCGCCGTTCCGAGGCGGGAAGGTCAAAAGTGGGGCGGGCTCGTCTTCATGGTTCTCAACACGCCGTTTCCCGTCGAGAACCGCTGGTACGTGATCCGGACCGTCCAGGACGAAACCAAGGCGGCCGAACACAAGTACAAGAGATGCTGGGAACTCGTCACGGGTAACATCGAGTCGGCCCAGGGCTGCTGGACGTTCGTCCCCGGCGTGAATCCGGAGGAGACCGTCAGCCGCTACGATGACCAGGCGGACCCAGGCGGCAACGTCCCCGAGTGGGTGACGCGGATGGGCGCCACGCAGACGATTCCCCAGATGTTCGAAAAGGTCGAAAAACTCGCGCAGTCGATGGACTAA